The segment GAGAAAGATTGCCAAGTTTATCGAATTATCGGATGAAAATATTGACCAGAAAGTTGAAATCATCATGGATCATTTCATCAGTCATGACATTATGGCTGAGTTGGGCGGTCAAGGTAAAGCTATGATTGTTACATCGGGTCGTGAGGCAGCAGTCAAGTATCAAAAGTCCTTTAAACGTTATTTCAAAGAGCATCATATCACCAGTATTGGAGCTTTAGTTGCTTTTTCAGGTAAGGTGAGTATGGATGATCAGGATTATACCGAGGCTCTGATGAACGGAATTGCGGAGGACAAGCTTAAAGAGAGATTTGATACAGATGATTATCAGATCTTGATTGTGGCCAATAAATACCAAACAGGTTTTGACCAACCGAAATTGGTGGCTATGTATGTAGATAAAAAGTTGCGAGATGTAGCAGCTGTACAAACTCTCTCTCGCCTCAATCGTACGGTGGGAGGCTACAATAAGAAAACTTTTGTACTAGACTTTAAAAATACCTATGAGGATATAAACAAGGCTTTTGCTCCTTACTATAAGGAAACGATTTTATCAGAAACTATTACGCCAAGTGATGTATTTGACTTGGTGCGTAAGATAGACGAATATGGTATTCTTGACAGTGATGTTATCCATGAGTTTAATCAATTCCTTTATCAAGAGAAACGTTCTAGTCGGGATAAGCAGAAGATGACAGCGTTGTTGAATAAAGGTTGCAGTCGTGTTCGGGAGTTTGATGCGAAGGAGCAGTTGGAAATCAAAAAAGTTTTCCGAGGTTTTCTTCGAATGTATACTTTCCTGATTCAAGCTACTGCCTATCAAAATGAGGTTCTGCATGAGCGTTATAATTATCTACAAGAATTGGTGAAGATGATTGATGTTCGGCTTGGTGGGACGGATTTTACCATTGCGGATAAGATTGTGGTTGACTACATGAAGCACAAGAAAACAGGTATCCATACCGTAGCTGACTTGGAAGGGGAATATACTCTTTCGCTTAATAAACCTAAAATCGGACCTATTGATGAAGAACAGGAAAAACGTCTTTCAGAGATTATTGATGAAATCAATGAGCAACTTGATTTGACGATTGCTCCTCAAATCGGTGTTAGCGGTGCAGTTTCTATTCGTGAACTCATGAAGAAAAATGAGAAACTCAAGCAGTCTGCTAAGGTAAATTCTCGTGAAGATTTCGAGTTTTCTTTTGAAGATGAGATTGACAATGCTTTAACTGAGGGTTATATGCAAAATCAAGATTTTTTTGGAGTCCTGCTTAATAATGATGATTTTAAAAAGAGAATTGCCAAGCTTTTTATAGACGATGTTTATAGAAGTTTGAAGGATGACAAATGATGATCCCTGTTTAACAGGGATTTTTTTATGAACTGGTTCTGTATCCTTCCGAAAATCTGCTGTGCATCCTTCCGAAGATTTACTATCCTTCCGCAACGCTCCGTAGATTTTTCGACATAGTAAAAGGACTTGCATGTGCAAGTCCTTTGAGTTTTTTATCAGCAAGATTAAGCTTGGCCTGAAACTTCTGCAGCGTGGTCGTCCATTGAAAGAACTTCGTGGAAGACACGTTGAGTCAATTCAGTTTTTTGCTCTTTAGTGAGGTATTTAGTGTTTACGCAGTATCCAGAGATACGAACGATAACATCTTCACCTGCCATAATCTTGTCATAAACGTCGTTCAAGTCCATAACGTTCAAGTTGACGTGTTGACCACCTTGTTCGAAGTATCCGTCAAGGATTGTCACCAAGTTGTTCACTTGCTCATCGAATGTTTTACCAAGAGCTTTTGGTGAAACTTGAGTTGTCAATGAGATACCGTCGTTGGCATGTTTGAAGTTGAGTTTAGAAAGAGTGTTCAAGTTTTGCAACCAACCACCACGAGATTTAGAAGTTGGGTTGGCACCTGGTGGGAAGAATTCTACTTTAGAAGTGTTGACAGAGCCATCTTCGTTGAGGAATACACCGCGGTGAACTGGTGAGTTAGCTGTTTGTTTAGAGTAAGCAACGTTTGAAGTGATTGTCAAGATAGACACAGTTGCTTCAGCATTCTTGTACAATTTGTGCTTGTTCAAGCGAGAGAAGAATGCTTCCATGAGCCATTTCGCGATGTCATCTACACGGTCGTCGTCTTCACCATAACGTGGGAAGTCGCCAGTTACTTCGTAATCGTAGATGAAGCCATCTTCGTCACGGATTGGTTTCACTTGTGCGTACTTGATAGCAGACAATGAGTCAACAGTATTTGCGAAGCCACAGATACCGAAGCCCATGTTTGCACGAAGGTGAGTTGGCAAGAAGGCCATTTGAACTGCTTCATAGTTGTACTTGTCAGTCATGTAGTGGATGATGTTCATCGCGTCTACATATGTATCAGTCAACCAGTCAAGGGCTTTTTCAAAGTTGGCGATAACTTGATCGTAGTCAAAGATTTCGGAAGTATTTGGTTCAACACCATCGAACACTTTGTAATCTTTGTGAACATCGTCGTAGCCGTTGTTCCAGCTTGAAAGAAGAGCTTTAAGAACGTTAACACGAGCACCGAAGTACTGAATGTTGTGGCGTTGGTCTTCGCTTTCTGGATCAAGTGGAGATACACAGCAAGAGATACATGACATTTCGCCATAACCATCTTTCGCCATTGTTGTCACACCTTCGTATTGGATAGAAGAGTGTTTGTGGCTCATTGCCATACAGTAGCGACGGAATGAATATGGAAGTTGGTCTGACCAAAGAACTGTCAAGTTTGGTTCTGGAGAGTTACCGATGTTGTCAAGTGTGTTCAAGAAACGGTAGTCCATCTTAGTAACACGGTGACGACCATCGTTACCCATACCTGCCATAGATGTTGTCAAGAATGTTGGGTCACCAGAGTAGATTTCGTCGAAGGCTTTTGTACGAGCGAATTTCACTGTACGAAGTTTCAATACGAAGTCATCAACAAATTCTTGGATTTCAGATTCAGTAAATGTACCACGAGCCAAGTCACGTTCTGCATAGATGTCAAGAACGATCGGCACACGACCAAGAGAAGTTGCGGCACCGTTGATAACACGGCAGACTGCCATGAAGGCAATGTTTGTCCATTGGATCGCTTCTTTCGTGTTCATCGCAGGTTTGCGTACATCAACACCGTAGTGATCACCTAAGCGTACAACTTG is part of the Streptococcus suis genome and harbors:
- the pflB gene encoding formate C-acetyltransferase, which encodes MSTKVKTKNVAEDIFAQAWEGFKGTDWQDKASVTRFVQANYTPYDGDESFLAGPTERSLHIKKIIEETKAGYEDTRFPMDVDRATSIADIPAGFIDKDNELIFGIQNDELFKLNFMPRGGIRMAETTLIENGYTPDPLLHEIYTKHATTVNDGIFRAYTADIRRARHSHHVSGLPDAYSRGRIIGMYARLALYGADYLMEEKVADWNAITEIDEESIRLREEINLQYQALQQVVRLGDHYGVDVRKPAMNTKEAIQWTNIAFMAVCRVINGAATSLGRVPIVLDIYAERDLARGTFTESEIQEFVDDFVLKLRTVKFARTKAFDEIYSGDPTFLTTSMAGMGNDGRHRVTKMDYRFLNTLDNIGNSPEPNLTVLWSDQLPYSFRRYCMAMSHKHSSIQYEGVTTMAKDGYGEMSCISCCVSPLDPESEDQRHNIQYFGARVNVLKALLSSWNNGYDDVHKDYKVFDGVEPNTSEIFDYDQVIANFEKALDWLTDTYVDAMNIIHYMTDKYNYEAVQMAFLPTHLRANMGFGICGFANTVDSLSAIKYAQVKPIRDEDGFIYDYEVTGDFPRYGEDDDRVDDIAKWLMEAFFSRLNKHKLYKNAEATVSILTITSNVAYSKQTANSPVHRGVFLNEDGSVNTSKVEFFPPGANPTSKSRGGWLQNLNTLSKLNFKHANDGISLTTQVSPKALGKTFDEQVNNLVTILDGYFEQGGQHVNLNVMDLNDVYDKIMAGEDVIVRISGYCVNTKYLTKEQKTELTQRVFHEVLSMDDHAAEVSGQA